In Uranotaenia lowii strain MFRU-FL unplaced genomic scaffold, ASM2978415v1 HiC_scaffold_444, whole genome shotgun sequence, the following proteins share a genomic window:
- the LOC129760109 gene encoding zinc finger protein 271-like — MAFAIETVSGGPGLLMEVIQVQQQSGHLLPLDESTATFLDMDFCRLCLIRGDGQLISVFNAELAVEGREPLNARIHRFFEVAINENDLLPTQICGQCLLQTESCTEFRENCIQNDRRLRQLIFSGNSQEMSILSLEATSEMSYRKTEESTVDEKSQDPEDVSLEGEEQEDDPQDDIGPEDEEELPETIVIDPMKDYESSNQSVPEAFSDEDDPEDRLVMDEITTEDMKMENTNDSSEDVPEEENRPMKKIVHMCKYCDVAFALSSACYVHETQDHDILAPFGCPFCEFKTVNRGSLISHIRSIHGIDRPYICIQCNKGFHRRSDLKKHTFVHSGVRPFACEECGKSFSRNTNLTKHLRIHSGFKPHICSTCPRSFANKADLLRHQNIHMSLGKQFSCSKCNNTYARKDKLLSHQRTCFAKAQLKQQLQRQLDPQNIAHTTDSLLIGSKGAWPEYDGENMVISLNPYQEIEPIAAEEDPGIPNAAPISAVSNFSNVTLQQSTPAGGSSSLQTKLYSCQKCPKKFLSKNTLHTHQLIHSDARNYRCHTCDKKFIRKRELDRHLIAVHSNHKPFECKQCSKRFSRKDKLLRHERVHRVDKLFSCTDCDAQFLRKEALDTHRKIHSIASIIREDQHRQLFQQQQQPAPPSSILPSDVIIMIDQGASAVTPGHEQLMLEQMLSAYGASGGGTGGGTLGHTGDSVLL; from the exons ACCTTCCTCGATATGGATTTCTGTCGACTTTGCTTGATCCGGGGAGATGGTCAGCTTATTAGCGTCTTTAATGCGGAACTAGCAGTCGAGGGCAGGGAGCCACTAAATGCCAGGATCCATCGGTTCTTCGAGGTTGCG ATTAATGAAAACGACCTTCTGCCAACCCAAATTTGTGGTCAATGTCTTCTTCAGACCGAAAGCTGTACAGAATTCCGCGAGAATTGCATTCAAAATGATAGAAGATTGAGACAGTTGATATTCAGTGGGAACTCGCAAGAAATGTCAATACTATCTTTGGAAGCCACCTCGGAAATGTCTTacagaaaaacagaagaaaGCACTGTAGATGAAAAGTCACAGGATCCTGAAGATGTTTCGCTTGAGGGGGAGGAACAAGAAGATGACCCTCAGGATGATATTGGACCGGAGGACGAAGAAGAGTTGCCGGAAACAATCGTAATTGATCCGATGAAAGATTACGAGAGTTCCAACCAAAGTGTACCGGAAGCATTTTCTGACGAAGATGATCCTGAAGATCGGCTCGTGATGGACGAAATTACCACGGAAGATATGAAAATGGAAAACACAAACGATTCTTCGGAAGATGTTCCAGAGGAAGAGAATAGGCCAATGAAGAAAATAGTCCACATGTGCAAGTACTGTGACGTGGCCTTTGCCCTGTCGAGCGCTTGTTACGTTCATGAAACGCAAGATCACGACATACTCGCCCCGTTTGGGTGTCCGTTTTGCGAGTTCAAGACGGTAAATCGAGGCTCGTTGATATCACACATCCGGAGCATTCACGGCATCGATCGGCCCTACATTTGTATTCAATGCAATAAAGGCTTCCACCGGAGGTCGGATCTCAAGAAGCACACATTTGTACATAGTGGAGTGCGACCGTTTGCGTGTGAAGAGTGCGGCAAAAGCTTTTCCAGAAACACAAACTTAACCAAGCATTTGAGGATTCATTCCGGATTCAAACCGCACATATGCAGTACTTGCCCTAG aTCATTCGCCAACAAAGCTGACCTTTTGCGGCACCAAAACATTCATATGTCCTTAGGTAAACAGTTCTCATGCAGCAAATGTAACAACACATACGCTAGGAAGGACAAACTTCTCAGCCATCAGCGCACATGTTTTGCCAAAGCTCAACTAAAGCAGCAGCTCCAGCGACAGTTGGATCCGCAAAATATCGCACACACTACTGATAGCCTTCTAATCGGTTCAAAAGGAGCTTGGCCTGAGTACGACGGAGAAAATATGGTTATTTCCCTGAACCCTTACCAGGAGATTGAACCGATTGCGGCGGAAGAAGACCCAGGTATTCCGAACGCAGCACCGATATCGGCCGTGTCTAACTTTTCCAATGTAACGCTTCAACAATCAACTCCAGCTGGTGGTTCATCATCGCTGCAAACAAAGCTCTATTCCTGTCAAAAATGTCCCAAGAAATTTCTCTCAAAAAATACTCTCCACACCCATCAGCTGATTCATTCGGACGCTCGGAACTATCGGTGTCACACCTGTGACAAAAAGTTCATCCGCAAGCGAGAACTCGATCGACATTTGATTGCCGTACACTCGAACCACAAACCGTTCGAGTGCAAGCAGTGCTCAAAGCGGTTCTCGCGTAAAGACAAACTTTTGCGCCACGAGCGCGTCCACCGCGTTGATAAACTGTTCAGTTGCACCGACTGCGATGCTCAGTTCCTACGGAAGGAAGCGCTGGATACGCATCGCAAAATTCATTCCATAGCATCGATAATCCGGGAAGATCAGCACCGTCAGTTgttccaacagcagcagcaacctgcGCCACCTTCATCGATTCTGCCGTCCGATGTGATCATTATGATAGATCAAGGTGCTTCTGCTGTGACCCCTGGCCACGAGCAGCTCATGTTGGAGCAGATGCTGTCGGCGTATGGAGCAAGCGGTGGTGGAACAGGAGGAGGAACGCTGGGTCACACCGGCGATTCTGTTTTGCTATGA